Proteins co-encoded in one Cytophaga hutchinsonii ATCC 33406 genomic window:
- a CDS encoding CHAT domain-containing protein has translation MFSKILLFVLLFASAFFASGQQDISQQRAEMEALVSSGNYTAALKKALEIKKITEKKFGSSHVEHAQSVLDVAVVYYYLFDCSNSELNIEAAKNIYAKTSGIKSYAYANALQNQSYIFLTCNKPEKAEEAATQAIKIIQENVSDSTRLLATLYSDLGYVQTTLGKIPDAKRNYDKSYSLMNRYGFIHGEEYAFLLNNIASFYHDLSDYTSAKKYYDESLLIHKKVFGSDAPEYATVLNNEGILDLDFGYYEEGAQLIFKAAAIYKNTKGEKSLEYARSMNDIGNVYDKESDYKNAEQYYLKALQLKKELGVEGNVTYWNTLNNLALLYARLGNYSKAISTMQGQLELIKKYGGQTQPEYGNYLNSMGAIYEQNNDYTNASVYFNQALQFYKTYYGVSDPNYSRVLNNLGLLAVKQGKTQLAFQYYNQSLAILERDTIANQIEIADTYNNMGELHSETGDFTSASVEFQKALRIYDSVLGKKHPSYWITYSNDALLQYRSGNTNKAIQQTRQVLDMNLSMVYDNFTFLSEAEKLKYWNKTYDQFEFYNSMCVKEYTAIPELIGSMYNYSLATKSLVFNYTNQLKSKILQHGNKELLKEYVAWENKKQLLATYYNFSKQQLATNNINLPALESEVNLMEKNIVLQSAAFKIARDVRNITWKDIQAKLKENEAAVQMLRVKLYNNVWTDSIVYVALILTKETVDKPIMVVLKNGNKLEKKYYNGFFNAIQFDQVTDLYYTVFWKEIDQHILNKTTVYVSPAGVYNKISLPALKLPDGSYLLEKRNIQIVPVMRSIAAYAPSNVRQSDKAFLFGHPNYNYTLPADTAATRSVEAVQPLADELRGTELADLPGTKIEVDNISGILNAYGIPVNTYTGNNASETEIKKLVNPSVLHIATHGYFIKNAEIEEAGTATTATNYKENPWLRSGILLAGSNYTLNNQSSGNPLDDGILTAYEAMQLNLDRTDLVILSACETGLGEVMNSEGVIGLQRSFMLAGADNMLMSLWQVNDEGTQSLMSNFYKYWVVDRNSGIALRRAQLDLMKTHPSPYYWAPFVYIR, from the coding sequence ATGTTTTCTAAAATACTTCTTTTCGTTCTTTTGTTCGCGAGTGCTTTTTTTGCATCCGGACAACAGGATATTTCTCAACAGCGCGCAGAGATGGAAGCATTGGTTTCATCCGGCAATTATACCGCTGCATTAAAAAAAGCACTTGAAATAAAAAAGATCACGGAGAAGAAATTTGGTTCTTCCCATGTGGAGCATGCACAATCGGTATTAGATGTAGCGGTGGTGTATTATTATTTATTTGATTGCAGCAACAGCGAACTGAACATTGAAGCGGCAAAAAACATCTATGCAAAAACGAGTGGTATTAAATCCTATGCGTATGCAAATGCCTTACAAAATCAATCGTATATATTTTTGACGTGCAACAAACCGGAAAAGGCGGAAGAGGCAGCCACTCAGGCGATAAAGATCATTCAGGAAAATGTGTCTGACAGTACACGCCTGCTTGCGACCTTATATTCAGATCTGGGTTATGTACAGACAACACTCGGCAAAATTCCCGATGCGAAAAGGAACTACGATAAAAGTTATAGCTTAATGAATCGCTATGGATTTATTCATGGAGAAGAATATGCGTTCCTGTTAAACAACATTGCAAGTTTTTATCACGACCTGTCAGATTATACATCGGCAAAAAAATACTACGATGAATCGCTGCTGATCCATAAAAAAGTATTTGGTTCAGATGCACCTGAATATGCAACGGTATTAAACAATGAAGGCATTCTGGATCTGGATTTTGGTTATTACGAAGAAGGCGCACAGCTTATTTTTAAAGCAGCAGCTATTTATAAAAATACCAAAGGTGAAAAAAGTCTGGAGTATGCACGGTCCATGAATGATATCGGAAATGTGTACGACAAAGAATCAGACTATAAAAATGCCGAACAATATTATCTGAAAGCCCTGCAGTTAAAGAAAGAATTGGGCGTTGAAGGAAATGTAACATACTGGAACACCTTAAACAATCTGGCATTGCTGTACGCACGTTTGGGCAATTACTCCAAAGCAATTTCAACCATGCAGGGGCAGCTGGAATTGATTAAAAAATATGGCGGGCAAACACAGCCGGAGTATGGTAATTACCTGAATTCAATGGGAGCCATTTATGAGCAGAACAATGATTATACAAATGCATCTGTTTATTTTAATCAGGCGCTGCAGTTTTATAAAACCTATTACGGGGTATCCGATCCCAATTATTCCAGGGTATTAAATAACTTAGGATTACTTGCGGTGAAACAAGGTAAAACGCAGCTGGCCTTTCAATATTACAATCAGTCATTAGCAATACTGGAACGTGATACGATCGCAAATCAGATTGAGATTGCAGATACCTACAACAACATGGGGGAACTGCATTCTGAAACGGGAGATTTTACCAGCGCATCGGTTGAATTTCAAAAGGCACTGCGCATATATGACAGCGTACTGGGGAAAAAACATCCTTCCTATTGGATTACCTATTCAAACGATGCATTACTCCAATACCGTTCGGGCAATACAAACAAAGCCATTCAGCAGACAAGGCAAGTACTTGACATGAACCTGTCTATGGTATACGATAATTTTACTTTTTTAAGCGAAGCAGAAAAATTAAAATACTGGAACAAAACATACGATCAGTTTGAATTTTATAATTCAATGTGTGTAAAAGAATATACGGCTATTCCGGAACTGATCGGTTCCATGTATAATTATTCATTGGCAACAAAATCACTGGTATTCAATTATACCAATCAGTTAAAATCAAAAATCCTGCAGCACGGCAATAAAGAATTATTAAAAGAGTATGTGGCCTGGGAAAACAAAAAACAATTATTAGCCACCTATTATAATTTTTCTAAACAGCAGCTGGCAACCAACAATATTAACCTGCCTGCATTGGAATCAGAAGTAAACCTGATGGAAAAAAATATTGTGTTGCAATCGGCTGCGTTTAAAATAGCACGTGATGTCCGGAACATAACCTGGAAAGATATACAGGCTAAGTTAAAAGAAAACGAAGCGGCGGTACAAATGCTTCGGGTAAAGCTGTATAACAATGTCTGGACAGACTCTATTGTATATGTAGCATTGATTCTTACCAAAGAAACCGTTGACAAACCGATTATGGTTGTGTTGAAAAACGGGAATAAACTGGAAAAAAAATATTACAATGGATTTTTCAATGCCATTCAATTCGATCAGGTGACAGATTTATATTACACTGTTTTCTGGAAAGAAATTGATCAGCATATCCTGAACAAAACAACTGTGTATGTATCACCTGCCGGTGTGTATAATAAAATAAGTTTACCGGCTTTAAAATTACCAGACGGTAGTTATTTACTTGAAAAACGAAATATACAGATTGTGCCGGTCATGCGCTCGATCGCTGCTTACGCACCATCCAATGTACGCCAGTCGGATAAAGCATTTCTGTTCGGCCATCCGAATTATAATTATACATTGCCTGCTGATACCGCTGCAACAAGAAGTGTAGAAGCGGTTCAGCCGCTTGCAGATGAGTTAAGAGGCACGGAGCTTGCAGACCTGCCGGGAACAAAAATTGAAGTCGATAATATTTCAGGGATTTTAAATGCGTATGGCATTCCTGTTAATACGTATACCGGCAACAACGCTTCTGAAACAGAAATAAAAAAACTCGTGAATCCAAGTGTGCTGCATATTGCCACGCATGGATATTTTATAAAGAATGCAGAAATAGAAGAAGCAGGTACAGCTACAACGGCAACAAACTACAAAGAAAATCCCTGGCTGCGTTCAGGTATCCTGCTGGCCGGTTCAAATTATACCTTAAACAATCAATCCTCTGGAAATCCTCTGGATGATGGTATTTTAACAGCATATGAAGCGATGCAGCTTAATCTGGACCGCACCGATCTGGTGATTCTGTCTGCATGTGAAACAGGCCTGGGTGAAGTGATGAACAGTGAAGGCGTGATTGGTTTGCAGCGTTCCTTTATGCTTGCGGGAGCAGACAACATGCTGATGAGTTTGTGGCAGGTGAATGATGAAGGAACACAATCGCTGATGAGCAATTTCTATAAATATTGGGTCGTGGATAGAAATTCAGGGATAGCATTGCGCAGAGCCCAGTTAGATTTAATGAAAACACACCCGTCTCCGTATTACTGGGCGCCATTTGTTTATATTCGATAA
- a CDS encoding 2-hydroxyacid dehydrogenase — protein MKILFYSARSYDKKHFEAANPGTFTFEYIEEALSIETAHYAEGAFAVCIFVNDDACAPVLEKLASYGVKGIAIRAAGHDQTNHVAAHRLGMHVANVPAYSPHAIAEHTVTMILALTRHIVEADNRVKQSNFILDPLVGFNIHHKTVGIIGLGKIGGLTAKILHGFGCTLQAFDPYPNQEYTDKYGLQYKSIEEVLATSDIIVIHAPLNAHTKYLIHADSIKTMKDGVMIVNTGRGAIINTKDAIDGLTSGKIGYLGLDVYENEKGLFFSDHSVNKPTDEVFLALTKFKNVLITGHMAFLTTNALTSIAQTTLENLRAWSNGKDADHEIR, from the coding sequence ATGAAAATTTTATTTTACAGTGCGCGCAGTTATGATAAAAAACATTTTGAAGCGGCTAATCCGGGAACGTTTACCTTTGAATACATAGAAGAAGCACTGTCAATAGAAACAGCACATTATGCAGAGGGCGCATTTGCTGTTTGTATTTTTGTGAATGACGATGCCTGTGCACCGGTATTGGAAAAGCTGGCTTCGTATGGGGTAAAAGGCATTGCCATCCGTGCTGCAGGCCACGACCAGACCAATCATGTAGCTGCTCACCGCTTAGGTATGCATGTAGCAAACGTGCCGGCGTATTCACCGCACGCAATTGCCGAACATACCGTTACAATGATTCTTGCATTGACCAGACATATTGTAGAAGCGGATAACCGGGTGAAACAAAGTAACTTTATTCTGGATCCGTTGGTTGGTTTTAACATTCATCATAAAACCGTTGGTATTATTGGCCTGGGTAAAATCGGCGGACTCACAGCAAAGATTTTGCACGGCTTCGGTTGTACCTTGCAGGCCTTCGACCCATACCCAAATCAGGAGTATACAGACAAATACGGCCTTCAATATAAATCCATAGAAGAGGTTCTGGCAACATCTGATATTATTGTAATACATGCTCCGTTAAATGCACACACAAAGTATTTAATCCATGCAGACTCAATTAAAACAATGAAAGATGGTGTAATGATTGTCAATACCGGAAGAGGCGCCATTATTAATACCAAAGATGCCATCGATGGCTTAACTTCTGGGAAAATAGGCTATTTAGGTCTGGATGTATATGAAAATGAAAAGGGATTATTCTTTTCAGATCATTCGGTAAATAAACCTACAGATGAAGTGTTTTTAGCCTTGACAAAATTTAAAAATGTGTTGATTACCGGACACATGGCATTTTTAACAACCAATGCCTTAACATCTATTGCGCAGACAACACTCGAAAACCTGCGTGCCTGGAGCAACGGTAAAGATGCTGATCATGAAATCAGGTAA
- a CDS encoding DUF1573 domain-containing protein: MNRVYLVFFLLIGFAFVSNAQADFTFKVSAHDFGKINPGKDTLWYNFTFTNTGNEPLQIQDVKTSCDCTLAEWPKTTIQPGKTGVVKGGFKIENKSGPFEKNIIIIANTSPATTFLTIKGEILTAGSSAQ, encoded by the coding sequence ATGAATCGTGTTTATTTAGTGTTCTTCTTATTGATTGGTTTTGCATTTGTTTCGAATGCACAGGCTGATTTTACATTTAAAGTGTCGGCACACGATTTCGGTAAAATTAATCCGGGAAAAGATACCTTATGGTATAATTTCACATTCACAAACACAGGTAACGAACCGTTGCAGATTCAGGATGTGAAAACTTCCTGTGATTGTACCCTGGCAGAATGGCCAAAGACAACAATACAGCCTGGTAAGACTGGAGTTGTAAAAGGAGGATTCAAAATTGAAAATAAATCCGGCCCCTTTGAAAAAAACATTATCATCATTGCAAATACTTCACCTGCAACAACGTTTCTTACCATAAAGGGAGAAATACTGACAGCAGGAAGTTCAGCTCAATAA